From the genome of Triticum aestivum cultivar Chinese Spring chromosome 3B, IWGSC CS RefSeq v2.1, whole genome shotgun sequence, one region includes:
- the LOC123065825 gene encoding NDR1/HIN1-like protein 13, whose product MMNDGRVHPAATSSDFSGEYAYSSSDPSSSPLYSFHFEKPVPPPPQHQNKPQPGTYVVQVPKDKVFRVPPPENARLFQHYTRRAKRRAGCSCLRACLYLAVALLSLAVLLAAAVGAVYLAFKPRQPAYTVVSLAVSGLAGVGNASAPGALSPGFAATVRADNSANGKVGVHYDGAGSRVAVSYEGVSLADGAWPAFYQAPGNITVFVAKAKGTGIRFSERERGQMAAAERLRSVPFDVDITVPVRLQLGGLRTWAVPVTVRCAMAVDRLAASAKMVSRSCDVKVPFLFWRN is encoded by the coding sequence ATGATGAACGACGGCCGGGTCCACCCGGCGGCCACCAGCTCCGACTTCTCCGGCGAGTACGCCTACTCCTCCTCCGACCCCTCCTCCAGCCCGCTCTACAGCTTCCACTTCGAGAAGCCCgtcccgccgccgccccagcaccAAAACAAGCCGCAGCCTGGCACGTACGTCGTGCAGGTGCCCAAGGACAAGGTCTTCCGCGTACCGCCGCCGGAGAACGCGCGCCTCTTCCAGCACTACACCCGCCGCGCCAAGCGCCGCGCCGGCTGCTCCTGCCTCCGCGCCTGCCTCTACCTCGCCGTCGCGCTCCTCTCcctcgccgtcctcctcgccgccgccgtcggggcCGTGTACCTCGCGTTCAAGCCCAGGCAGCCGGCGTACACGGTCGTGTCCCTCGCCGTGTCGGGCCTCGCCGGGGTCGGCAACGCCTCCGCGCCCGGCGCGCTCTCGCCGGGGTTTGCCGCGACCGTCCGCGCCGACAACAGCGCCAACGGCAAGGTCGGCGTGCACTACGACGGCGCCGGGAGCCGCGTCGCCGTGTCGTACGAGGGCGTGAGCCTGGCGGACGGCGCGTGGCCGGCCTTCTACCAGGCGCCGGGCAACATCACGGTGTTCGTGGCGAAGGCCAAGGGCACCGGGATACGGTTCTCGGAGCGCGAGCGCGGGCAGATGGCCGCGGCGGAGCGGCTCCGGTCGGTGCCGTTCGACGTGGACATCACGGTGCCCGTGCGGCTGCAGCTCGGCGGGCTGAGGACGTGGGCCGTGCCGGTGACGGTGCGGTGCGCCATGGCGGTGGACAGGCTCGCCGCCAGCGCCAAGATGGTGTCCAGGTCCTGCGACGTTAAGGTGCCGTTCCTGTTCTGGAGGAACTGA